The proteins below come from a single Deinococcus carri genomic window:
- a CDS encoding phage tail tape measure protein gives MTRRSLGSLTATSGIDRTGFQRDLQALRKEAQQVRVEVPAAVAKLDTAAFRAASQVTLQSYREQAAAAKATAAEQTAAAAKARTELAQLAVTTRLSAQADREAAQVARTAMQARREEIDRVKLSMARLRAEFDDGLKDEQAYHAQNQKLINQLREMGERADFTTRELKQLADMHARLAREGNTIAGVVNPAGLSGNVVTALQGALPGILQGFRGVVQMSPSIGAAASQVTGIAQALGQVRVAAEGALPRVLQMGQGLSAASGAASLLRGGANAAGGAVSSLGAGAVVAGGMVGGLAVAVGAAGAAANKAVNEYARFEEGLARVATLTDKTTAQLGNTGRAVLKLSAETGTSFQQLNAGLYDILGAGVAGTEDLTASMALLRQATMLAKAGVADASVATDVLTSVLNAYKMTASDAGKVSDMLFRAVDQGKMSFEQLATSLGMVLPVAAQAGIGLDEVLAAIAAMTAQGIRPSSSIEYLRSAISNIIKPSEQAANMAKDLGIQFDVQALKSKGLLGFLQEVERATKGNSAASARLFGDVGALTAVTSLASGEFGRFKEALDGQTKSAGATAEAYGKIASTLKQESDKLDANWKALWAGVGEVFAPFKKGIMADLNEMLGGINTFLERWNVARNVQYTEKSLAQMESSLAAKREYLAGGQRIISGEDRAPAALREDWKNRRLPNTLREIQELEAQIVAARAALAQARADATAYNLANGKAALPSGVQGPRFGGDYGGQASGAPISGAALVALLGLGGRRVLNDFGVSGANYKHDGAVRADATHNGIDYGAPRGTPILAPFAGTLSFRQDAKNGKIFELVDSAGNKLVGLHLDAFDAEVVKALTEGGKKAIAVAQGARIGTVGNTGTTAGSFPHLHLMGYAAGSAKPVNPTGLQFAGAEAEGAFSNSGYGKRDGASTTTPPPPKDTPVTAAQIVKAQQLAAALERAQEALKKDPKSVPLTQAVIKATRELNKFKEASDSNAEALAAIQKEGVKTSGTYQATAADLKKYGTDALRLYKDLQKAEGSGSAEAVRAAQARVDAWVGESKAKKAVFDAEGAAYKVRQQNSEQARRDTEQAARDQAQAAREAQQRADQRRELERKLNADIAAGNLESAKANAARLKQSLDTELAAHKSSAADRLRVEQQLGPQILAAQKRVLELERKQAEDAAHATANKQRAELTREYGKGKEPADLLKKIAETETTAVANAGKTFDTQLAALHGASAERINSATAAVQAKNKQVADQRVQTEKQVTQQLAGMNQAQRQAQVQAEEDALTRLRNNRQARINAAKGNAAQLLQIERETAGAIQAQEQKAATTRLIAAKRQAAEEKQARLDAIPKNATATQREALEAAAQTEYLGKLSNAYRAYSLAVSSSQQTAVQAVREAQRTETDKVRSLRDEYSRLAETIRQKVQAGTFDEEAQQEAVKSFNALGRSAEEAGLTQNAFVEGARRSAWATIQAGKGADEYRQHLSDLDDQMEASGQAQENAAQHAIDLAGTLDDLGDRDGALATLNTALDDVMEAAGRGEVVGEAVSILTGAIDHLNASLDKGALERAGNFLRYITEQAEQAAEAIEHAADAASDDKTFTDRDTVRALGKGGVMRLSDYLSGEGNSFFGERFWTELGEEGRDRFRGELDKLTPEDFATLGESALRGMLDGMGDDEDWAALRETVQAGLTLNLDQSKGYAALGAVLTQFDGLDSKAEGYSDTLKTRLLPELERIRDTATDPALKQMAEQAITYLNSEVDAAQRLRDMMYEVRLANLDRLKESGGIGGQNYIDQRHVVLTEQENARYRLDIQGKTGKALELAEAEHQRRLGDITAEGLRATQQLTWQIADETLQAQRSQEAEDLEERRRLGTVSAEGYLAERQAQAEQGARDEFARRTRGMKEGAPEYIAAEKALQAQLTQIANQGAADRRTLEQKNADDRVEAARRTVARSYGLSGQGELVAALQARVTAAKAALAKMVPEAEGYAAALRAVEDAENDLARAQGGGGVSGWQQNIQQLGEDFASGKINAQQFTEALYGQAGKLREMADAAQAAGNPALAQQFRELADSLHAMDPAVAAVLQKLGKVQTYLGYVVDIAGAFGKLAGAIGETEEEYDSLTGEKLQTPWKDLAANLEGVANAAQKLQSLISDVMAVIANPADIGAWVKLVVNVVSSIADAIAGFKKAQAEVARLKAEFAQANPLLNATDYQKVSIRSRGFFADWFGGGPQVVNEIDKIGLPIAQSLASHISTGISNGFDAYLKTGNMEDFAKALNTELTAGIKDALVQGFLNDPARKNEYADAIKGFTDAWKTHDPAQIEAASQRIYQQTQATTEAAKELAAQLDALDRANGTGRYSPEAIAQQARELAGQRLTIEEQTNELLHTQGLRSTEEYEQEKLRLALERIRLEMEAALAAEGLTAEQIALIQQQYDLQTQQAQADAAAAAKRRAEQQAKDLRDLRMNNAETALGIEERLALASASTEEEKWQLQQAYAQRRLELALKRIDAEEAADLASTELTEEMKEAVREKYALARRDAQSQLDATQLDHQRQQAEQARGLLNSWASTGVSAFMDGLDKADFSSFLNNWKGNLAKATVQAIVEAEITRVMTAQLLPLAERYRLALGAGNSAEALAALTDLRAGVTTAGTTLKPLFDGLAPLWADVRSELKENTAATRENTDATKQAQFQQTTRIDVGQYLPGRSPTLQGRLTR, from the coding sequence ATGACTAGACGCTCCCTCGGCTCACTCACCGCCACAAGCGGCATTGACCGCACCGGCTTCCAGCGCGACCTACAGGCCCTGCGCAAGGAGGCGCAGCAAGTCAGGGTAGAGGTCCCGGCCGCAGTCGCCAAGCTCGACACGGCCGCCTTCCGGGCCGCATCTCAGGTGACGCTTCAGAGCTACCGCGAGCAGGCAGCCGCCGCAAAAGCCACTGCTGCCGAACAGACTGCTGCTGCCGCAAAAGCCCGCACCGAACTCGCTCAGCTTGCCGTTACCACGCGCCTCTCTGCCCAAGCGGACCGCGAGGCAGCCCAGGTCGCCCGCACGGCTATGCAGGCCCGACGCGAGGAGATCGACCGCGTGAAGCTCAGCATGGCCCGCCTGCGCGCCGAGTTTGACGACGGCCTGAAGGACGAACAGGCCTACCACGCCCAGAATCAGAAGCTCATCAATCAGCTCCGGGAGATGGGGGAGCGGGCGGACTTCACCACGCGTGAACTCAAGCAGCTCGCGGACATGCACGCCCGCCTGGCGCGTGAGGGCAACACCATCGCAGGCGTCGTGAACCCTGCTGGCCTGTCCGGGAACGTGGTGACAGCACTCCAGGGCGCCCTTCCCGGCATCCTCCAGGGCTTCCGGGGGGTTGTGCAGATGTCCCCCAGCATTGGGGCGGCGGCCTCCCAGGTCACAGGCATCGCACAGGCGCTGGGGCAGGTGCGCGTCGCGGCAGAGGGGGCACTCCCCCGCGTCCTCCAAATGGGACAGGGGCTGAGCGCGGCGAGCGGGGCAGCCAGTCTCCTGCGGGGGGGCGCGAACGCAGCAGGCGGCGCGGTGTCCTCCCTGGGCGCGGGTGCAGTTGTGGCCGGTGGGATGGTTGGCGGACTGGCCGTTGCTGTCGGTGCGGCAGGCGCGGCGGCAAACAAGGCTGTGAACGAATACGCCCGATTCGAGGAAGGGTTGGCGCGCGTTGCCACCCTGACCGACAAGACCACCGCGCAGCTGGGCAACACCGGGCGGGCTGTGCTGAAACTCAGCGCGGAAACCGGGACCAGCTTTCAGCAGCTCAACGCGGGCCTCTACGACATCCTCGGGGCCGGGGTCGCCGGGACTGAGGACCTGACCGCCTCTATGGCCCTGCTGCGTCAAGCGACCATGCTGGCAAAGGCGGGCGTGGCGGATGCCTCGGTCGCCACCGATGTCCTGACCAGCGTCCTGAACGCCTACAAGATGACGGCCTCCGATGCCGGGAAGGTCAGCGACATGCTGTTCCGGGCCGTGGATCAGGGCAAGATGTCCTTCGAGCAGCTTGCCACAAGCCTCGGTATGGTGCTACCCGTTGCGGCCCAGGCGGGGATCGGGCTGGATGAGGTGCTGGCTGCCATCGCCGCCATGACCGCGCAGGGCATCCGTCCCAGCAGCTCTATCGAGTACCTGCGTTCTGCGATCTCCAACATCATCAAGCCATCCGAGCAGGCGGCGAACATGGCGAAGGACCTGGGCATCCAGTTCGACGTTCAGGCGCTCAAGAGCAAGGGGCTGCTCGGCTTCCTCCAGGAAGTGGAGCGGGCCACAAAGGGCAACAGCGCCGCCAGCGCCCGCCTATTCGGGGACGTGGGTGCGCTGACCGCCGTGACCTCGCTGGCAAGTGGGGAGTTCGGGCGGTTCAAGGAAGCCCTCGACGGTCAGACCAAGAGCGCGGGAGCCACCGCTGAGGCTTACGGCAAAATCGCCAGCACCCTGAAGCAGGAAAGCGACAAGCTTGACGCCAACTGGAAAGCCCTGTGGGCTGGGGTCGGTGAGGTCTTCGCCCCCTTCAAAAAGGGCATCATGGCCGACCTGAACGAGATGCTGGGGGGCATCAATACGTTCTTGGAGCGGTGGAACGTCGCCCGGAACGTGCAGTACACAGAAAAGTCGCTCGCGCAGATGGAGAGTAGTCTGGCGGCCAAGCGGGAATACCTGGCAGGCGGACAAAGGATCATCAGCGGGGAAGACCGTGCCCCCGCCGCTCTGCGTGAAGACTGGAAGAACCGCCGCCTTCCGAACACCCTGCGCGAAATCCAGGAATTGGAGGCTCAGATTGTGGCCGCCAGGGCCGCGCTCGCGCAGGCCAGGGCAGACGCGACGGCCTACAACCTCGCCAACGGGAAGGCGGCCCTCCCTTCGGGCGTACAGGGGCCGCGCTTCGGCGGGGACTATGGAGGCCAGGCCTCGGGCGCCCCCATTTCCGGCGCTGCCCTGGTCGCCCTCCTCGGCCTGGGCGGGCGACGCGTCCTTAACGACTTCGGCGTGAGTGGCGCGAACTACAAGCACGATGGGGCGGTAAGAGCTGACGCCACCCATAACGGCATTGACTATGGTGCCCCACGCGGCACCCCCATCCTTGCCCCCTTCGCGGGCACGCTGTCTTTTCGGCAGGATGCCAAGAACGGGAAAATCTTTGAGTTGGTGGATTCCGCTGGCAATAAGCTGGTCGGTCTTCATCTGGACGCGTTTGACGCCGAGGTCGTCAAGGCGCTGACAGAGGGCGGCAAAAAGGCCATTGCCGTTGCTCAGGGCGCCCGTATCGGCACCGTGGGCAATACGGGGACGACAGCGGGCAGCTTCCCCCACCTGCACCTGATGGGGTATGCAGCGGGCAGCGCGAAGCCTGTCAATCCCACGGGCCTCCAATTCGCGGGCGCCGAGGCAGAGGGGGCCTTTTCCAACAGCGGGTATGGAAAGCGGGATGGGGCCAGCACCACCACCCCCCCTCCCCCCAAAGACACTCCCGTTACCGCCGCCCAGATCGTCAAGGCTCAGCAGCTCGCCGCCGCGCTGGAAAGGGCGCAGGAGGCCCTCAAAAAGGACCCCAAGAGCGTCCCCCTCACCCAGGCCGTCATCAAGGCCACGCGCGAGCTGAACAAGTTCAAGGAGGCCAGCGACAGCAACGCGGAGGCCCTGGCGGCCATCCAGAAGGAGGGGGTCAAGACCAGCGGCACCTATCAGGCCACCGCCGCCGACCTGAAAAAGTACGGCACAGACGCGCTGAGGCTCTACAAGGACCTGCAAAAAGCCGAGGGGAGCGGGAGCGCCGAGGCCGTTCGCGCCGCCCAGGCCAGGGTGGATGCCTGGGTGGGCGAGAGCAAGGCGAAAAAAGCCGTCTTTGACGCTGAAGGGGCGGCGTACAAGGTCCGGCAGCAGAACAGCGAGCAGGCCAGGCGCGACACCGAGCAAGCCGCCCGCGACCAAGCCCAAGCCGCCCGCGAGGCCCAGCAGCGGGCCGACCAGCGCCGCGAGCTGGAACGCAAGCTGAATGCCGACATCGCGGCGGGCAACCTCGAAAGCGCGAAGGCGAATGCGGCCCGCCTGAAGCAGAGCCTCGACACCGAACTCGCCGCCCACAAGAGCAGCGCCGCCGACCGCCTGCGGGTCGAGCAGCAGCTCGGTCCCCAGATTCTCGCCGCCCAGAAGCGCGTGCTGGAACTGGAGCGCAAGCAGGCCGAGGACGCCGCCCACGCCACCGCCAACAAGCAGCGGGCGGAACTGACCAGGGAATACGGCAAGGGCAAGGAACCCGCCGACCTGCTGAAGAAGATCGCGGAGACGGAAACCACCGCCGTCGCCAACGCGGGCAAGACCTTCGATACCCAGCTCGCCGCCCTTCACGGCGCCTCTGCCGAGCGCATCAACAGCGCCACTGCGGCTGTCCAGGCCAAGAACAAGCAGGTGGCAGATCAGCGCGTCCAGACGGAAAAGCAGGTCACCCAACAGCTCGCCGGGATGAATCAGGCCCAGCGGCAGGCCCAGGTACAAGCCGAAGAGGACGCGCTGACCCGTCTGCGAAACAACCGGCAGGCCCGCATCAACGCTGCCAAAGGCAACGCCGCGCAGCTCCTCCAGATTGAAAGAGAAACGGCTGGGGCGATTCAGGCCCAGGAACAGAAAGCGGCCACCACCCGCCTGATAGCCGCCAAGCGGCAGGCGGCAGAAGAGAAGCAGGCCCGGCTCGACGCCATCCCGAAAAATGCCACGGCAACCCAGCGGGAGGCTCTGGAAGCCGCCGCACAGACGGAGTACCTGGGCAAGCTCAGCAACGCCTACCGCGCCTACTCCTTGGCTGTCAGCAGCAGCCAGCAGACTGCCGTGCAGGCGGTGCGGGAGGCGCAACGCACCGAAACCGACAAGGTGCGGAGTCTGCGGGACGAGTACAGCCGACTGGCCGAAACCATCCGGCAGAAGGTGCAAGCTGGAACGTTTGACGAGGAGGCCCAGCAGGAGGCGGTGAAATCGTTCAATGCCCTGGGTCGCTCTGCCGAGGAGGCGGGGCTGACTCAGAACGCCTTCGTGGAGGGCGCACGCCGCAGTGCCTGGGCCACCATTCAGGCCGGGAAGGGGGCCGACGAATACCGCCAGCACCTCTCGGATCTGGATGACCAGATGGAGGCCAGCGGGCAGGCGCAGGAGAACGCTGCACAACATGCCATAGACCTCGCGGGCACCCTGGATGACCTGGGGGACCGGGATGGGGCACTCGCCACCCTGAACACCGCGCTGGATGATGTGATGGAGGCCGCTGGGCGTGGTGAGGTGGTTGGGGAGGCGGTGAGCATCCTCACGGGCGCGATTGACCACCTGAACGCCTCGCTGGACAAGGGAGCGCTGGAACGGGCAGGCAACTTCCTGCGCTACATCACCGAACAGGCAGAGCAGGCGGCGGAGGCCATTGAACATGCCGCTGATGCCGCCAGCGATGACAAGACCTTTACCGACCGTGACACCGTGCGTGCTTTGGGCAAGGGCGGCGTCATGCGGCTGAGCGACTACCTGAGCGGGGAGGGGAACAGCTTCTTCGGGGAGCGGTTCTGGACCGAGCTGGGCGAGGAGGGCCGCGACCGCTTTCGGGGCGAGCTGGACAAACTGACCCCGGAGGACTTTGCCACATTAGGAGAATCTGCCCTGCGCGGGATGCTCGACGGGATGGGGGATGACGAGGACTGGGCCGCCCTGCGCGAGACGGTGCAGGCGGGACTGACCCTGAATCTGGATCAGAGCAAGGGCTATGCCGCGCTCGGGGCGGTGTTGACACAGTTTGACGGGCTGGACAGCAAGGCGGAAGGCTACTCCGACACCCTGAAGACCCGGCTGCTGCCCGAACTGGAACGCATCCGTGACACGGCCACCGACCCGGCCCTGAAGCAGATGGCTGAGCAGGCCATCACCTATCTGAACAGCGAGGTAGATGCGGCGCAGCGCCTACGCGACATGATGTATGAGGTACGCCTTGCCAATCTCGACCGTCTCAAGGAATCGGGCGGCATTGGCGGCCAGAACTATATCGACCAGCGCCACGTCGTCCTGACCGAACAGGAGAACGCCCGCTACCGCCTGGACATTCAGGGCAAGACCGGTAAGGCGCTGGAACTCGCCGAAGCCGAACACCAGCGGCGTCTGGGAGATATCACGGCAGAGGGGCTGCGGGCCACCCAGCAACTCACCTGGCAGATAGCTGACGAGACGCTCCAGGCCCAGCGTTCGCAGGAGGCGGAAGACCTGGAGGAGCGTCGCCGGCTGGGCACCGTCTCTGCCGAGGGCTACCTGGCCGAGCGGCAGGCCCAGGCCGAGCAGGGCGCGCGGGACGAGTTTGCCCGCCGCACGCGGGGCATGAAGGAGGGCGCGCCGGAATACATCGCGGCGGAAAAGGCGCTGCAAGCTCAACTCACCCAGATTGCCAACCAGGGGGCCGCCGACCGCCGCACCCTGGAGCAGAAGAACGCCGACGACCGGGTGGAGGCCGCCCGCCGCACCGTGGCCCGCTCCTACGGCCTCTCGGGGCAGGGGGAGCTGGTCGCGGCCCTGCAAGCCCGCGTAACGGCGGCAAAAGCGGCCCTGGCGAAGATGGTGCCCGAGGCCGAGGGCTACGCGGCCGCCCTGCGCGCGGTGGAGGACGCGGAAAACGACCTCGCTCGGGCGCAGGGGGGCGGGGGCGTCAGCGGGTGGCAGCAGAACATCCAGCAACTCGGGGAGGATTTCGCCAGCGGGAAAATCAACGCCCAGCAGTTCACGGAGGCCCTGTACGGGCAGGCGGGCAAGCTGCGCGAGATGGCGGACGCGGCGCAGGCGGCGGGCAACCCGGCCCTGGCGCAGCAGTTCCGCGAGCTGGCCGACAGCCTGCACGCGATGGACCCCGCCGTGGCGGCGGTGCTGCAAAAGCTGGGGAAGGTGCAGACCTACCTCGGCTACGTGGTGGACATCGCGGGCGCGTTCGGCAAGCTCGCCGGGGCCATCGGCGAGACGGAGGAGGAATACGACAGCCTGACGGGCGAGAAGCTCCAGACGCCCTGGAAGGACCTCGCGGCCAACCTCGAAGGGGTGGCGAACGCGGCCCAGAAGCTCCAGAGCCTGATTTCGGACGTGATGGCGGTGATTGCCAATCCCGCTGACATCGGGGCCTGGGTGAAGCTGGTCGTGAACGTGGTGTCCAGCATCGCGGACGCTATCGCCGGGTTCAAAAAAGCCCAGGCGGAGGTGGCGCGGCTCAAGGCCGAGTTCGCCCAGGCCAACCCGCTGCTGAACGCCACGGACTACCAGAAGGTGAGCATCCGCAGCCGGGGCTTCTTCGCGGACTGGTTCGGCGGCGGCCCCCAGGTGGTCAATGAGATTGACAAGATTGGCCTGCCCATCGCGCAGTCCCTTGCCTCTCACATCTCGACCGGCATCAGCAACGGGTTCGACGCCTACCTGAAGACCGGCAACATGGAGGACTTCGCCAAGGCCCTGAACACTGAACTGACGGCCGGCATCAAGGACGCGCTGGTGCAGGGGTTCCTGAACGACCCTGCCCGGAAAAACGAGTATGCCGACGCCATCAAAGGATTCACGGACGCCTGGAAAACCCACGACCCCGCGCAGATTGAGGCGGCCTCCCAGCGCATCTACCAGCAGACCCAGGCGACCACCGAGGCCGCCAAAGAGCTGGCCGCCCAGCTCGATGCCCTCGACCGCGCCAACGGCACCGGGCGCTACAGTCCCGAGGCCATCGCGCAGCAGGCCCGCGAACTCGCCGGTCAGCGCCTCACCATCGAGGAGCAGACCAACGAATTGCTGCACACCCAGGGCCTGCGCTCCACCGAGGAATACGAGCAGGAGAAGCTCCGGCTCGCACTGGAGCGCATCCGGCTCGAAATGGAGGCCGCGCTGGCCGCCGAGGGGCTGACCGCTGAGCAGATTGCCCTGATCCAGCAGCAGTACGACCTCCAGACCCAGCAGGCTCAGGCCGACGCCGCAGCCGCCGCCAAGCGCCGGGCCGAGCAGCAGGCGAAGGACCTCCGGGACCTCCGCATGAACAACGCGGAAACCGCGCTGGGCATCGAGGAACGGCTGGCCCTCGCCTCGGCAAGCACGGAAGAAGAGAAGTGGCAGCTCCAGCAGGCCTACGCCCAGCGCCGCCTGGAGCTGGCGCTCAAGCGGATTGACGCAGAGGAGGCCGCCGACCTCGCCAGCACCGAGCTGACCGAGGAAATGAAGGAGGCCGTCCGCGAGAAGTACGCCCTGGCGAGAAGGGACGCGCAGAGCCAGCTCGACGCAACCCAGCTCGACCACCAGCGCCAGCAGGCCGAGCAGGCGCGTGGCCTGCTGAACTCCTGGGCCAGCACCGGCGTTTCGGCCTTCATGGACGGGCTGGACAAGGCCGACTTCTCCAGCTTCTTGAACAACTGGAAGGGCAACCTCGCCAAGGCGACCGTGCAGGCCATCGTCGAGGCGGAAATCACCCGCGTGATGACCGCGCAACTGCTCCCCCTGGCTGAGCGCTACCGGCTGGCGCTGGGGGCGGGCAACTCGGCGGAGGCGCTGGCCGCCCTGACGGACCTGCGGGCGGGCGTCACCACGGCGGGAACCACCCTCAAGCCGCTGTTTGACGGCCTCGCCCCCCTCTGGGCGGACGTGAGGAGCGAGCTGAAGGAGAACACGGCGGCCACCCGCGAGAACACCGACGCCACCAAACAGGCCCAGTTCCAGCAGACGACCCGCATCGACGTGGGCCAGTACCTGCCCGGCCGCAGCCCCACCCTGCAGGGCCGCCTCACCCGCTAG